The proteins below come from a single Microbacterium sp. SLBN-154 genomic window:
- a CDS encoding WXG100 family type VII secretion target produces MATYSVDSDSLLAATSTIRGTIDRIQADTQSMLAQLTHLQGTWTGSAAVAFHSVVDQWRATQRQVEDSLNGINTALAAAGRQYADAELATASLFR; encoded by the coding sequence ATGGCCACCTACTCCGTCGACAGCGACTCCCTTCTCGCTGCGACATCCACCATTCGCGGCACCATCGACCGCATCCAGGCCGACACCCAGTCGATGCTCGCGCAGCTGACCCATCTGCAGGGCACCTGGACCGGGAGCGCCGCCGTGGCCTTCCACTCCGTCGTCGACCAGTGGCGCGCCACCCAGCGCCAGGTCGAAGACAGCCTGAACGGCATCAACACCGCCCTGGCCGCCGCCGGCCGGCAGTACGCCGACGCCGAACTCGCCACCGCGAGCCTCTTCCGCTGA
- a CDS encoding AMP-binding protein — protein MTPRPWLAHYPPDVSPELEESPFAHLPAMLRQDAVDYADTIAFTQCMPNGMNGSLTYADVDTLSDDFAAYLREVVGLSAGDRVAVQMPNCLSYPVVAFGVLKAGCVLVNTNPLYTASEMARQFADSGATTLVIIDMFADRLPEVLSSTSIGTIVTVRIAEFFPPVIAGVIRMVQRFWNRSLPAISVAHTPFQEALKAGRARKTAEAVAAYLDDVDLDSVAALQYTGGTTGIAKGAMLTHGNLVANTLQTITMCSTHMRRGKEIVLTALPIYHIFAFTVNLLGFHHLGARNILIPTPRPPSNLKRAFENYRITWLTGVNTLFNALLNERWFVDSPPRHLHASAAGGMALHESVAARWREVTGTPIVEGYGLTESSPVLTFNPLGGQGKDGSIGIPVPSTDVRCLDAEGRETAIGGAGELVARGPQIMKGYWQRSDETSVTVVDGWLHTGDIATMDAEGYFTIVDRKKDMVIVSGFNVYPNEIEERIAAMPDVVEVGVIGIDDDKTGEAVRAYVVAGASAPTEAEVIAHCRQTLAAYKVPKSVVFVEELPKSPIGKILRRELRDSAEPAATPSGDPR, from the coding sequence ATGACCCCACGGCCCTGGCTCGCCCACTACCCACCCGACGTGTCTCCCGAACTCGAGGAGTCGCCGTTCGCCCATCTGCCCGCGATGCTCCGGCAGGATGCCGTCGACTACGCCGACACGATCGCCTTCACCCAGTGCATGCCGAACGGCATGAACGGCTCGCTGACATATGCGGATGTCGACACGCTCTCCGACGACTTCGCGGCGTACCTCCGGGAGGTGGTGGGACTGTCCGCCGGGGACCGCGTCGCCGTGCAGATGCCCAACTGCCTGAGCTACCCCGTCGTCGCGTTCGGCGTCCTGAAGGCCGGATGCGTCCTGGTCAACACCAATCCCCTCTACACGGCCTCCGAGATGGCACGGCAGTTCGCCGACTCGGGCGCGACGACGCTCGTCATCATCGACATGTTCGCCGACCGCCTGCCGGAGGTGCTGTCCTCGACGTCGATCGGCACGATCGTGACGGTACGCATCGCCGAGTTCTTCCCGCCCGTCATCGCCGGAGTCATCCGCATGGTGCAGAGGTTCTGGAATCGCTCACTCCCTGCGATCAGCGTGGCGCACACCCCCTTCCAGGAAGCGCTGAAGGCCGGCCGTGCGCGCAAGACCGCAGAGGCCGTCGCGGCCTATCTCGACGACGTCGACCTCGATTCCGTCGCCGCGCTGCAGTACACCGGCGGCACGACGGGCATCGCCAAGGGGGCGATGCTCACGCACGGCAACCTCGTCGCCAACACCCTGCAGACGATCACGATGTGCAGCACGCACATGCGGCGTGGAAAGGAGATCGTGCTGACCGCGCTGCCGATCTACCACATCTTCGCGTTCACGGTGAATCTCCTCGGCTTCCATCATCTCGGCGCACGGAACATCCTCATCCCCACTCCGCGACCACCGAGCAATCTCAAGCGGGCCTTCGAGAACTACCGCATCACGTGGCTCACCGGGGTGAACACCCTGTTCAACGCCCTGCTGAACGAACGGTGGTTCGTCGACAGCCCTCCCCGGCATCTGCACGCCTCAGCCGCGGGCGGAATGGCGCTTCACGAGTCCGTGGCCGCCCGGTGGCGGGAGGTGACCGGCACTCCCATCGTGGAGGGGTATGGGCTCACCGAGTCCTCGCCCGTCCTGACGTTCAATCCGCTCGGGGGGCAGGGCAAGGACGGCAGCATCGGCATCCCCGTTCCCTCCACCGACGTGCGGTGCCTCGATGCGGAGGGCCGGGAGACCGCCATCGGCGGGGCCGGAGAGCTGGTGGCCCGCGGGCCGCAGATCATGAAGGGGTACTGGCAGCGCTCCGACGAAACCTCGGTCACCGTCGTGGACGGGTGGCTGCACACGGGCGACATCGCCACGATGGACGCCGAGGGGTACTTCACCATCGTCGATCGTAAGAAGGACATGGTGATCGTGAGCGGCTTCAACGTCTACCCCAACGAGATCGAGGAGCGCATCGCGGCGATGCCCGACGTCGTCGAGGTGGGTGTGATCGGGATCGACGACGACAAGACCGGCGAAGCGGTGCGGGCCTACGTCGTGGCAGGAGCGTCGGCGCCCACCGAGGCCGAGGTGATCGCCCACTGCCGGCAGACCCTCGCGGCGTACAAGGTGCCGAAGTCGGTGGTGTTCGTCGAAGAGCTCCCCAAGAGCCCCATCGGGAAGATCCTCCGCCGGGAACTCCGCGACAGCGCGGAGCCCGCGGCGACGCCGAGCGGTGACCCCCGATGA
- a CDS encoding bile acid:sodium symporter family protein has translation MIEVFLATGQAVVDEQDVVTPFEQVLLVGLVFVIMFGLGAGLTPRDFKLALRRPYGLIIGLVTQFGIMPLLSYLLVVLVLFQLPREYAIPVAIGALLMGCVPAGTTSNIFTYFSKGNLALSVIMTTNSTLWALVLTPLMLALYGSFIFTESTDLQIPIVNIVVTLATLLIPVVAGMLVRRFSANVGAVMELLGGFFGLFFIVFLMATWVPRNWALLTSTPWQTYLVAIGLGLFGIAIAYGLARAIRLHPMNARTIGLETGIQNGPLAIAIVLLSFSGNPDIGLILIVPALYSLFIVIVSTFVTLWFRRANLAEEQKIPSLL, from the coding sequence ATGATCGAGGTGTTCCTGGCCACGGGTCAGGCTGTGGTCGACGAGCAGGACGTCGTCACGCCGTTCGAGCAGGTGCTGCTGGTCGGACTGGTGTTCGTGATCATGTTCGGCCTGGGCGCAGGGCTCACGCCGCGCGACTTCAAGCTGGCGCTGCGGCGGCCCTACGGGCTCATCATCGGCCTCGTCACCCAGTTCGGCATCATGCCGCTCCTGTCCTACCTGCTGGTCGTGCTGGTGCTGTTCCAGCTCCCCCGGGAGTACGCCATCCCCGTGGCGATCGGTGCACTGCTGATGGGCTGCGTGCCGGCGGGCACGACCTCGAACATCTTCACCTACTTCTCGAAGGGCAACCTCGCCCTGAGCGTCATCATGACCACCAACTCCACGCTCTGGGCCCTGGTGCTGACACCGTTGATGCTGGCCCTGTACGGGTCGTTCATCTTCACCGAATCGACCGATCTGCAGATCCCGATCGTCAACATCGTCGTCACCCTGGCCACCCTCCTCATCCCGGTGGTCGCGGGGATGCTCGTGCGGAGGTTCAGTGCGAACGTCGGAGCGGTGATGGAACTGCTCGGCGGGTTCTTCGGGCTGTTCTTCATCGTGTTCCTCATGGCGACGTGGGTGCCGCGCAACTGGGCGCTTCTGACCTCCACACCGTGGCAGACCTACCTGGTCGCGATCGGACTCGGCCTGTTCGGCATCGCCATCGCCTACGGGCTTGCCCGCGCGATCCGGCTGCACCCGATGAACGCGCGCACGATCGGTCTGGAGACGGGGATCCAGAACGGCCCGCTCGCGATCGCGATCGTGCTGCTGAGCTTCTCCGGGAATCCCGACATCGGGCTGATCCTGATCGTCCCGGCGCTGTACTCGCTGTTCATCGTCATCGTGTCGACGTTCGTGACGCTGTGGTTCCGGCGCGCGAACCTTGCGGAGGAGCAGAAGATCCCGAGCCTCCTCTGA
- a CDS encoding DUF2461 domain-containing protein, translated as MAFDGLDSDAQRFYDDLAADNTREWWIANKARYDAVVRGPFEALAAELEPEFGQLKIFRPNRDVRFSADKSPYKLHIGMVSLTPVAYYLQLSATGLLLGGGSYDVPPAALARFRELVDDDRRGPEVEGLLSALAEDDLVPMSEDALRTAPRGYSIDHPRVGLLRLKHLAVGRTEPLADWMWGPEVFDIVSDAWRGVGMWNGWIAQNLGDLLMRPDRERPRRR; from the coding sequence ATGGCCTTCGACGGACTGGACTCCGACGCCCAGCGCTTCTACGACGACCTCGCCGCCGACAACACCCGCGAATGGTGGATCGCGAACAAGGCGCGCTACGACGCGGTCGTGCGCGGTCCGTTCGAGGCGCTCGCCGCCGAGCTCGAGCCGGAGTTCGGTCAGCTCAAGATCTTCCGGCCGAACCGCGATGTGCGGTTCAGCGCCGACAAGTCGCCCTACAAGCTGCACATCGGAATGGTCTCGCTCACGCCGGTCGCGTACTACCTGCAGCTCTCGGCGACGGGACTTCTCCTCGGCGGCGGTTCGTACGACGTTCCGCCGGCCGCGCTCGCGCGCTTCCGTGAGCTCGTCGACGACGATCGTCGTGGCCCCGAGGTGGAGGGTCTCCTCTCGGCGCTTGCCGAGGACGACCTCGTGCCGATGAGCGAGGACGCGTTGCGAACCGCGCCGAGGGGATACTCCATCGATCACCCCCGCGTCGGTCTGCTGCGGCTCAAGCACCTCGCCGTCGGCCGTACCGAGCCGCTCGCGGACTGGATGTGGGGACCCGAGGTGTTCGACATCGTCAGCGACGCGTGGCGCGGCGTGGGGATGTGGAACGGGTGGATCGCGCAGAACCTGGGGGATCTGCTGATGCGCCCTGACCGCGAGCGGCCCCGTCGGCGCTGA
- the groL gene encoding chaperonin GroEL (60 kDa chaperone family; promotes refolding of misfolded polypeptides especially under stressful conditions; forms two stacked rings of heptamers to form a barrel-shaped 14mer; ends can be capped by GroES; misfolded proteins enter the barrel where they are refolded when GroES binds), whose product MAKIIAFDEEARRGLERGLNILADAVKVTLGPRGRNVVLEKKWGAPTITNDGVSIAKEIELDDPYEKIGAELVKEVAKKTDDVAGDGTTTATVLAQALVREGLRNVAAGADPISLKKGIEKAVKAVTDQLLADAKEVESKEQIAATASISAADSTIGDLIAEAIDKVGKEGVVTVEESQTFGTELELTEGMRFDKGFINPYFVTDPERQEAVFEDPYILIANQKISNIKDLLPVVDKVIQDGKELVIIAEDVEGEALATLVLNKIRGIFKSAAVKAPGFGDRRKAQLQDIAILTGGQVITEEVGLKLENATLDLLGRARKVIITKDETTIVEGAGDAAQIEGRVTQIRREIDNTDSDYDREKLQERLAKLAGGVAVIKAGAATEVELKERKHRIEDAVRNAKAAVEEGIVPGGGVALIQAGKIAFEALELTGDEATGANIVKVAIEAPLKQIALNAGLEPGVVANKVAELPVGHGLNAATGEYGDLFAQGIIDPAKVTRSALQNAASIAGLFLTTEAVVADKPEKAAAAPADPTGGMDF is encoded by the coding sequence ATGGCAAAGATCATCGCTTTCGATGAGGAGGCCCGCCGCGGTCTCGAGCGCGGCCTGAACATCCTGGCCGACGCCGTCAAGGTGACCCTGGGTCCCCGCGGTCGCAACGTCGTGCTGGAGAAGAAGTGGGGCGCCCCCACGATCACCAACGACGGTGTCTCGATCGCCAAGGAGATCGAGCTGGACGACCCCTACGAGAAGATCGGCGCCGAGCTGGTCAAGGAGGTCGCGAAGAAGACCGACGACGTGGCCGGTGACGGCACGACCACCGCGACCGTCCTCGCCCAGGCACTCGTTCGCGAGGGTCTGCGCAACGTCGCGGCCGGCGCCGACCCCATCTCGCTCAAGAAGGGCATCGAGAAGGCCGTCAAGGCCGTGACCGACCAGCTGCTGGCCGACGCCAAGGAGGTCGAGTCCAAGGAGCAGATCGCCGCCACCGCGTCGATCTCCGCCGCCGACTCCACCATCGGCGACCTGATCGCCGAGGCGATCGACAAGGTCGGCAAGGAGGGCGTGGTCACCGTCGAGGAGTCGCAGACGTTCGGCACCGAGCTCGAGCTCACCGAGGGCATGCGCTTCGACAAGGGCTTCATCAACCCCTACTTCGTCACCGACCCCGAGCGCCAGGAAGCGGTCTTCGAAGACCCCTACATCCTGATCGCCAACCAGAAGATCTCCAACATCAAGGACCTTCTGCCCGTCGTCGACAAGGTGATCCAGGACGGCAAGGAGCTCGTCATCATCGCCGAGGACGTCGAGGGCGAGGCGCTGGCGACCCTGGTGCTGAACAAGATCCGCGGCATCTTCAAGTCGGCCGCCGTCAAGGCGCCCGGCTTCGGCGACCGTCGCAAGGCGCAGCTGCAGGACATCGCGATCCTGACCGGCGGCCAGGTCATCACCGAGGAGGTCGGTCTCAAGCTCGAGAACGCCACCCTCGACCTGCTCGGCCGTGCGCGCAAGGTCATCATCACCAAGGACGAGACCACCATCGTCGAGGGTGCCGGTGACGCCGCGCAGATCGAGGGTCGCGTGACCCAGATCCGTCGCGAGATCGACAACACCGACAGCGACTACGACCGCGAGAAGCTCCAGGAGCGCCTCGCCAAGCTCGCCGGCGGCGTGGCCGTCATCAAGGCGGGTGCGGCCACCGAGGTCGAGCTGAAGGAGCGCAAGCACCGCATCGAGGACGCCGTCCGCAACGCGAAGGCCGCCGTCGAGGAGGGCATCGTCCCCGGTGGTGGTGTCGCGCTGATCCAGGCCGGCAAGATCGCCTTCGAGGCTCTCGAGCTCACGGGTGACGAGGCCACCGGTGCGAACATCGTCAAGGTCGCCATCGAGGCTCCGCTGAAGCAGATCGCCCTCAACGCCGGTCTCGAGCCCGGTGTCGTGGCCAACAAGGTCGCTGAGCTGCCGGTCGGTCACGGCCTGAACGCCGCGACCGGCGAGTACGGTGACCTGTTCGCGCAGGGCATCATCGACCCGGCCAAGGTCACCCGCTCGGCGCTGCAGAACGCCGCGTCGATCGCCGGTCTGTTCCTCACCACCGAGGCCGTCGTCGCCGACAAGCCCGAGAAGGCTGCTGCGGCGCCCGCCGACCCCACGGGTGGCATGGACTTCTGA
- a CDS encoding cold-shock protein — translation MTQGTVKWFNAEKGYGFITAGDGQDVFVHYSNIDMTGFRVLEEGQTVEFTVGSGQKGPQAESVRVV, via the coding sequence ATGACACAGGGCACCGTCAAGTGGTTCAACGCCGAGAAGGGTTACGGTTTCATCACCGCCGGTGACGGTCAGGATGTCTTCGTCCACTACTCGAACATCGACATGACCGGGTTCCGGGTTCTCGAGGAGGGTCAGACGGTCGAGTTCACCGTCGGCTCGGGACAGAAGGGCCCGCAGGCCGAATCGGTCCGCGTCGTTTGA
- a CDS encoding LytR C-terminal domain-containing protein, producing MPKRTYPRDRFDDLPADGGRVGAHRAENPRMRPGVVLLWASLATIVLIVVGIFGTLLTSGRIQLAPDAEPTASPQPTVEPVIDTSYSVQVLNATPEQGLATQVKDEIVAAGWSADAVSASGAGTTDFAETTVYYAFPGDQAAAAGLADLVLGGARIEQTDVYQLADDPNTPEDEGQALQLTVVIGLDRTTDAPDDEAPAP from the coding sequence GTGCCGAAAAGGACCTATCCGCGGGATCGCTTCGATGACCTCCCCGCGGACGGCGGACGTGTCGGCGCCCACCGTGCGGAGAACCCCCGGATGCGTCCGGGAGTGGTGCTGCTCTGGGCGAGCCTGGCCACCATCGTGCTCATCGTCGTGGGCATCTTCGGCACCCTGCTGACGTCGGGGCGCATCCAGCTCGCTCCCGACGCCGAGCCCACGGCGTCACCGCAGCCCACGGTCGAGCCGGTGATCGACACCTCCTACTCGGTGCAGGTGCTCAACGCCACGCCGGAACAGGGGCTGGCGACCCAGGTGAAGGATGAGATCGTCGCGGCCGGATGGTCCGCCGACGCCGTCTCGGCCAGCGGCGCCGGGACGACCGACTTCGCGGAGACCACGGTCTACTACGCATTCCCCGGTGACCAGGCGGCCGCTGCGGGTCTCGCCGACCTCGTGCTCGGGGGCGCGCGCATCGAGCAGACCGACGTCTACCAGCTCGCGGACGACCCGAACACCCCGGAGGACGAGGGTCAGGCGCTGCAGCTGACCGTCGTCATCGGGCTGGACCGCACGACCGACGCGCCCGACGACGAGGCGCCGGCTCCCTGA
- a CDS encoding DUF3263 domain-containing protein, with protein MPLSDRDRLILDFEALWTRHGSAKEEAIRLRLGMSPGRYYQLLTRLIDTTEAQEYDPMLVKRLRRIRDARLRARVIRTAATGR; from the coding sequence GTGCCTTTGAGCGACAGAGACCGGCTGATCCTCGACTTCGAGGCGCTCTGGACCCGGCACGGGAGCGCGAAGGAGGAGGCCATCCGCCTCCGCCTCGGCATGTCTCCGGGGCGCTACTACCAGCTGCTGACCCGCCTCATCGACACCACGGAGGCGCAGGAGTACGACCCCATGCTGGTCAAGCGCCTCCGCCGCATCCGCGACGCGCGCCTGCGCGCGCGGGTCATCCGCACCGCCGCCACCGGGCGCTGA
- a CDS encoding DUF2332 family protein: MPDSAAVRDVAERYRRFAETEAPGRSRLYEAWAAGVSDDPAVQRILAEIPATRRQPPLVFAVTRLLGAPEGDYRAWAAWTQRHAGAVVEACAARSLQTNEPLRCAALLPALSAITGPIALLEIGASAGLCLYPDRYSYRYADGPALDPVDGPSPVVLDSALRGPEAERLAETLTLPEVAWRGGVDLAPLDAADAADRAFLAALVWPGETGRRERLLAALDVAAADPPRMWRGDASEPGVVARAAASAPADATLVITTPGVFPHIPREGRARLRAEIDTLRATAGARWVSLTPAGMADQWHPPLDPGRWSGFVLARDGIPCAEVDPLGAFVEWRAGETTTRS; the protein is encoded by the coding sequence ATGCCCGACTCCGCTGCCGTCCGTGACGTCGCCGAGCGGTACCGCCGGTTCGCCGAGACCGAAGCGCCGGGACGCTCGAGGCTGTACGAGGCCTGGGCCGCCGGGGTGTCAGACGACCCGGCGGTGCAGCGGATTCTGGCGGAGATCCCCGCGACCCGCCGTCAGCCGCCGCTCGTGTTCGCCGTCACCCGCCTCCTCGGTGCGCCGGAGGGCGACTACCGCGCGTGGGCGGCGTGGACGCAGCGGCACGCCGGGGCCGTGGTCGAGGCATGCGCGGCCCGGTCGCTGCAGACCAACGAGCCTCTTCGCTGCGCGGCGCTCCTTCCCGCGCTGTCGGCGATCACGGGACCGATCGCCCTGCTCGAGATCGGTGCGAGTGCTGGCCTGTGTCTGTATCCCGACCGGTACTCCTACCGCTACGCCGACGGGCCCGCGCTCGACCCTGTCGACGGGCCCTCGCCCGTCGTCCTCGACAGCGCGCTCCGGGGACCCGAGGCTGAACGCCTCGCCGAGACCCTGACGCTGCCGGAGGTCGCCTGGCGAGGAGGTGTCGATCTCGCACCTCTGGATGCCGCGGACGCGGCCGACCGGGCGTTCCTCGCCGCCCTGGTCTGGCCGGGCGAGACCGGACGACGCGAGCGCCTCCTCGCCGCGCTCGATGTCGCGGCGGCGGATCCGCCGCGGATGTGGCGGGGTGACGCCTCGGAGCCGGGCGTCGTGGCGCGGGCCGCCGCCTCCGCTCCGGCGGACGCCACCCTCGTGATCACCACGCCCGGCGTCTTCCCGCACATCCCGCGCGAGGGCCGGGCGCGCCTTCGGGCGGAGATCGACACCCTCCGCGCCACGGCAGGGGCCCGTTGGGTCAGCCTCACCCCCGCGGGCATGGCCGATCAGTGGCATCCGCCGTTGGATCCGGGCCGATGGTCGGGGTTCGTCCTCGCACGCGATGGGATCCCGTGCGCCGAGGTCGACCCGCTCGGCGCATTCGTGGAGTGGCGCGCCGGGGAGACCACGACCCGGAGTTAG
- the msrB gene encoding peptide-methionine (R)-S-oxide reductase MsrB produces the protein MSYTVDKSDEQWRAELSPEQYAVLRESATERPWTGELLDEERAGLYACAACGAELFKSGTKFDSHCGWPSFYESIRPEAVELIEDNSHGMVRTEVRCAACGSHLGHVFPDGFGTPTGDRYCMNSLALDFTPESPA, from the coding sequence ATGTCTTACACGGTGGACAAGTCCGACGAGCAGTGGCGGGCCGAGCTCAGCCCCGAGCAGTACGCGGTTCTGCGCGAGTCGGCGACCGAGCGCCCCTGGACCGGGGAGCTGCTCGACGAGGAACGCGCGGGTCTGTACGCCTGCGCCGCCTGCGGGGCCGAACTGTTCAAGAGCGGCACGAAGTTCGACTCCCACTGCGGGTGGCCGAGCTTCTACGAGTCGATCCGCCCCGAAGCCGTCGAGCTCATCGAGGACAACAGCCATGGGATGGTGCGCACCGAGGTGCGCTGCGCCGCCTGCGGGTCGCATCTCGGCCACGTCTTCCCCGACGGCTTCGGCACTCCGACCGGCGACCGCTACTGCATGAACTCGCTCGCTCTGGACTTCACGCCCGAATCGCCCGCGTGA
- a CDS encoding nitroreductase family protein has product MSEAVYEAVAGRRSWSRVTADAPTHEELARLVAAAGRVADHSSLHPWRLIELRGDDRERLGRAMNKAEGHKGASTKPQRAPLLIAVVASYRKSGKVPRWEQEAVASGVAHMLSLLLDDAGWGVIWRTGHYTRSKAVAKAHGLKKNEELLGWLYVGGKPSDARPGRRTPIEADRFLSRMPADTRDPR; this is encoded by the coding sequence ATGAGCGAGGCGGTGTACGAGGCCGTCGCCGGGCGACGCTCGTGGTCGCGGGTGACGGCCGACGCGCCGACCCACGAGGAGCTGGCGCGACTCGTCGCCGCAGCCGGGAGGGTGGCCGATCATTCATCGCTGCACCCCTGGCGGTTGATCGAACTGCGCGGCGATGACCGCGAGCGACTCGGCCGGGCGATGAACAAGGCCGAAGGGCACAAGGGCGCATCCACGAAGCCCCAGCGTGCGCCCCTCCTCATCGCCGTCGTCGCGAGCTACCGCAAGAGCGGGAAAGTGCCGCGGTGGGAGCAGGAGGCCGTCGCCTCCGGCGTGGCGCACATGCTGAGCCTGCTGCTCGACGATGCGGGCTGGGGTGTGATCTGGCGCACCGGCCACTACACGCGCAGCAAAGCGGTGGCCAAGGCTCACGGGCTGAAGAAGAACGAGGAGCTGCTCGGGTGGCTCTACGTCGGCGGGAAGCCGAGCGACGCCCGTCCGGGCCGGCGCACGCCGATCGAGGCCGACCGCTTCCTCTCGCGCATGCCGGCGGACACGCGCGACCCGCGCTGA
- a CDS encoding DMT family transporter, with protein sequence MPAPRLPLSLAVAGAVLVGVLTALQARVNGQLGVSVGDGVVAAVISFASGLLIVAVVCAVTPGGRRGVAALRRGIRERSIPWWMLLGGAAGALTVATQGLAVGIIGVSLFTVGVVAGQAVSGLILDRTGYGPAGAVAVTVPRLLGAVLAVAAVAFALSGDTLAAVPLWMLVLPLLTGAGIAWQQATNGRLRARVGSPLTATLVNFIGGTAILAVGAGISVALSGAPTQFPTNPLLYLGGAIGVVYIVLSAAIVGSTGVLLLGLGAVVGQLATSVLIDALWPAIGSPGMLQAIVMITLALMSVIVVSLPWRRMLRR encoded by the coding sequence ATGCCCGCCCCGCGTCTTCCGCTCAGCCTCGCCGTTGCGGGCGCCGTCCTCGTCGGCGTGCTGACCGCGCTGCAGGCGCGGGTGAACGGTCAGCTGGGCGTGAGCGTCGGCGACGGGGTGGTCGCCGCGGTCATATCGTTCGCGTCGGGCCTTCTCATCGTGGCCGTCGTCTGCGCGGTCACGCCCGGCGGCCGCCGGGGCGTCGCCGCGCTCCGACGGGGCATCAGAGAACGCTCGATCCCGTGGTGGATGCTCCTCGGCGGGGCGGCGGGGGCGCTGACCGTCGCGACGCAAGGGCTGGCCGTCGGCATCATCGGGGTCTCTCTGTTCACCGTGGGTGTCGTCGCCGGTCAGGCGGTGTCGGGCCTCATCCTCGATCGCACCGGCTACGGACCCGCCGGGGCTGTCGCGGTCACCGTTCCCCGGCTCCTCGGGGCCGTCCTCGCCGTGGCCGCTGTCGCCTTCGCGCTCAGCGGTGACACGCTCGCCGCCGTGCCGTTGTGGATGCTCGTTCTTCCGCTCCTCACCGGGGCCGGCATCGCCTGGCAGCAGGCGACCAACGGTCGTCTCCGAGCGCGGGTCGGCTCGCCCCTGACGGCGACCCTGGTGAACTTCATCGGGGGCACGGCGATCCTCGCGGTGGGGGCGGGGATCAGTGTCGCTCTCTCCGGTGCGCCCACGCAGTTCCCCACGAACCCGCTGCTCTACCTCGGCGGTGCGATCGGTGTGGTGTACATCGTCCTGTCCGCGGCCATCGTGGGGTCCACCGGCGTACTGCTGCTGGGGCTCGGCGCCGTCGTCGGACAGCTCGCGACATCCGTCCTCATCGATGCGTTGTGGCCGGCGATCGGCAGTCCCGGCATGCTCCAGGCGATCGTCATGATCACGCTCGCCCTGATGTCGGTGATCGTCGTGAGCCTGCCGTGGCGTCGGATGCTGCGGCGTTAG
- a CDS encoding DsbA family protein — protein sequence MSHDQSPNVPAPRERRNAVREKAQQVQARQSRLRWLRRGSLTLLAVGVVTVAAVMVTWAVGSSMSRPELRPQNVTDDGFAVTSVSGVAAPEVASAPDDAAASATVEATPETTPTPTPTPTEAAVVDIRVYVDYLSTGSREFQLANVQQLRTWVSQGAADLTYHPVAMLTAKSNGTKYSLRAAAAAACVATHSPEDFFAFNDALLREQPEVDTDGFTDSQLADLAQAAGAESPRLVRSCIEEESFLGWARDATERALNGIPETDGVTLTGTPMVLVNGVPYVGALDDPQEFSQFVLTIGSDAYYRTATPSPTETPSPTTTD from the coding sequence ATGTCCCACGACCAGTCACCGAACGTTCCGGCCCCTCGCGAACGCCGGAATGCGGTGCGCGAGAAGGCCCAGCAGGTGCAGGCGCGTCAGTCGCGTCTGCGTTGGCTGCGTCGCGGGAGTCTGACGCTGCTGGCCGTGGGCGTCGTGACGGTCGCCGCGGTGATGGTGACCTGGGCGGTCGGGTCGTCGATGTCGCGCCCCGAGCTGCGGCCTCAGAACGTCACTGACGACGGCTTCGCCGTGACGTCGGTCTCGGGTGTGGCAGCCCCCGAGGTCGCGTCGGCCCCGGATGACGCTGCCGCGAGCGCGACCGTCGAGGCGACGCCCGAGACCACCCCCACGCCCACGCCGACGCCGACCGAAGCGGCGGTCGTCGACATCCGGGTCTACGTCGACTACCTCTCGACCGGTTCGCGGGAGTTCCAGCTCGCGAACGTCCAGCAGCTGAGGACCTGGGTCTCGCAGGGCGCGGCGGATCTGACCTACCACCCGGTGGCGATGCTCACGGCCAAGTCCAACGGCACCAAGTACTCCCTTCGTGCGGCGGCGGCCGCCGCCTGCGTGGCGACCCACTCGCCCGAGGACTTCTTCGCCTTCAACGACGCCCTGCTGCGCGAGCAGCCCGAGGTCGACACCGACGGCTTCACCGACAGCCAACTCGCCGATCTGGCGCAGGCGGCCGGTGCGGAGTCGCCGCGCCTCGTGCGCTCGTGCATCGAGGAGGAGTCGTTCCTGGGCTGGGCTCGGGATGCGACCGAGCGGGCGCTGAACGGGATCCCCGAGACCGACGGCGTCACGCTGACGGGTACTCCGATGGTGCTCGTGAACGGCGTGCCCTACGTCGGCGCCCTGGACGACCCGCAGGAGTTCTCCCAGTTCGTGCTGACCATCGGCAGCGACGCGTATTACCGGACGGCGACGCCGAGCCCGACCGAGACGCCCTCTCCGACCACGACCGACTGA